Proteins co-encoded in one Medicago truncatula cultivar Jemalong A17 chromosome 8, MtrunA17r5.0-ANR, whole genome shotgun sequence genomic window:
- the LOC11443984 gene encoding NADPH:quinone oxidoreductase, giving the protein MATAVIKVAALSGSIRKVSYHSGLIRAAIELSKGATEGIEIEFIDISTLPMYNTDLENEGTYPPLVEAFRHKILQADSVLFASPEYNYSVTAPLKNAIDWASRPPNVWAGKAAAIISTGGDFGGGRSHYHLRQVGIYIDLHFINKPEFFIRAFEPPAKFNTDGDLIDEEAKNKLKQVLLSLQAFTLRLQGKN; this is encoded by the exons ATGGCAACAGCAGTGATCAAAGTGGCAGCTCTTTCTGGTTCCATCAGAAAAGTTTCATACCATTCAGGCCTTATCCGTGCTG CAATTGAGTTGAGTAAAGGAGCAACTGAAGGCATTGAGATTGAGTTCATTGATATTTCAACTCTACCTATGTATAACACTGATCTTGAGAATGAAGGAACTTATCCACCTCTTGTTGAAGCTTTTCGCCACAAGATTCTTCAAGCTGATAGTGTTCTTTTTGCTTCTCCTGAGTATAACTACTCTGTCACAG CTCCATTGAAGAATGCAATTGATTGGGCATCTAGACCACCAAATGTTTGGGCTGGCAAAGCAGCTGCAATCATAAGCACTGGAGGAGACTTTGGCGGTGGAAGATCACACTATCATCTACGCCAAGTTGGAATTTATATCGATCTTCATTTCATCAATAAACCTGAGTTCTTTATAAGAGCATTTGAGCCACCTGCAAAGTTCAATACTGATGGCGATTTGATTGATGAAGAGGCTAAGAATAAGTTGAAACAAGTTCTTTTATCTTTGCAGGCATTTACTCTAAGGCTTCAAGGCAAAAACTGA